Below is a window of Veillonella rodentium DNA.
AACAATTATTTGAAAGTACTATGATAAATGCTTTATAATTATATGGTTAAATATATTATTTCTGAGGGTTGGGAATTATGGGCGATTATAATTACAAGCTGGACGTTTTCGAAGGTCCTCTTGATTTGCTGTTGCATCTTATCGAAAAACATAAAATAGATATCACCGATATTCCTATCGTGGAGATTACGAGCCAATACTTGGAGTATCTGGATAATTGGAACCATTTTGATATTTATTACAGCAGTGAATTCCTCGTTATGGCATCCACATTATTGCAAATTAAATCACGAATGCTGCTTCCCAAGGCGGAACCGGAACCGGACGAAGCGGAAGATCCTCGGGATGAGCTGGTGGCTAAGTTAGTGGAGTTTAAAAAGATTAAAGACTTCACGGCTCTACTTATGGAACGTACGTCCACATCTTCCGACTGTTTTAGCCGTCCCGAAGAAACCAGTGTGCTGGGATTAGATAATGTTTATAATTTTGAACTTTCACAGCTGTATCAGATCTTTTATCAGACATTGAAACGTGCAAGGGAAATATCTGATGAAGAATCTTTACATGAAGTTAAAGTGGAAAAGGATATATATAGTTTAGAGGATATGATTTTGTCTCTGTCCAGCCGTATTCGCCGTGGTGAAAGCCTTTATTTTAGAGAATTACTCATAGCTATTGAGACGAAGAGCGGTATGGTTACAATATTCATGGCCGTCTTGGAGTTACTTAAACAGCAAGTGATGGAAATGCGGAGCGAAGGTGAAGATATTATCTTTACAGCAACCGTAGGACAAAATTTGTAGAAAGGGGACACTATGTCGTTACCGACAAAGCATTTAGAGGCTGTTTTATTTTCTGCTGCGAAACCGATATCTCTGGATATGTTGGCGGATGTTTTCGAGCTTTCAGAACAGGAAATAGCTGATTATATTGAATCATTACAATCTGAATTGGAATTGAATGATCGGGGGATACGTGTTCGTGTATCCGGTGCCGGTGTAGAATTGGTGAGTGTCAGTGAATCAGCGCCATATGTGGGACATATCCGCAAGCGGGAAGATAAATTATCGAATGCAGCAATGGAAACATTGGCTGTTATCGCTTATAAGCAGCCTATTACAAAGGCGGAAATTGAAGAAGTCCGCGGGGTTAATAGCGATAAAATTATCAAACAGTTGCTTACCAGATCTCTCATTGCTGAACTGGGACATAAGGATACGGTAGGACGACCAATTTTATATGGCACGACGGATGAGTTTTTGCGCAGTGCCGGTGTCGAATCGATAGATGCACTGCATCAGGAAGTATCGGAAACAGAAGGGTAATATGGAACGATTACAGAAATATATTGCCAGTTGTGGTATTGCATCACGACGTAAGGCGGAGGCATTGATTGCTGAAGGTCATGTTCAGGTTAATGGCCGTAAAGTAACGGAGCTAGGCGTAAAAATCGATCCGCAAAAGGATCGCGTTAAAGTAGATGGTCAATTATTGGCACAAGAAAAACCGGTATATTATTTATTGAATAAGCCTAAAGGGGTCATCACATCCGTATCGGATCCGCAGGGGAGAGAAACCGTGTTGGATTATATAAAAAATGAATCGAAACGTATTTATCCTGTAGGTCGTCTCGATTTATATACGGAGGGATTATTATTGCTCACCAATGATGGAGAGTTGGCGCAGAATTTGACACATCCTTCAAAAGGTGTAGAAAAAACATACGAAGTTCGCATCAAAGGTCGAGTACGGGATGAAGATTTACAAATCATTGCGAACGGTGTCAATCTTGAAGACGGTATGACAGCACCGGCTACGATTATAGATCTTGGTTTTGACGATCATAACGGGATTCATGAGGTGGAGATTACAATTCACGAAGGAAAGAACCGTCAGGTACGACGCATGTTTGAGCATTTCGGATATCGCATTCACAATTTAAAGCGCATCGCTTACGGGGGGCTTACGTTAGGCGGTGTAAAGAGAGGCGGTTCGCGGGAGTTGACGCCTCGCGAGGTGAAAGCTTTAAAAGCGTTGGGGTCTGATAAGAAATGAAGCAGATCATCGTTATTGGAGGCGGCGCAGCAGGATTGATGGCGGCGGTTATCGCCGGTCGTGAAGGTGCTCGTGTCATACTGTTAGAAAAAATGAATATGGTCGGTAAGAAAATGGGAATTACCGGTAAGGGTCGTTGTAATATCACTAATAATGCGGATATGGTTGAATTTATAAAGAATACACCGGGAAACGGTAAGTTTTTATACAGCGCCTATGAGCGTTTCAGTAATGAAGATTTATTGGAGTTATTACATAGTTGGGGTCTTAAGACAAAAGTTGAACGCGGCGGTCGCGTCTTTCCCGAGTCAGATTCTGCTTTGGACGTACGCGATACGTTTATGAAAGTTCTTAAAAAGTATCATGTTCAGGTTCGACTAAATGAATCCGTAAGAGAAATTACGGTTCAGGATGGACGTGTTATAGGTGTGCGAACCGATAAAGAACGATACGCATGTGATGCGGCTATTTTATGTACAGGCGGTGCTTCCTATCCGTTGACGGGTTCTACCGGCGACGGTTATATACTGGCGGAACGAATCGGGCATACGGTAACAGATATCAGACCTTCTTTGGTACCGATTGTGACTGGTGAAACATGGGTTAAGGATATCATGGGCCTCAGTTTGCGTAATGTAGAGGTATCGGTTATCTCGAAAAATAAGGTACAGGCAAAGCAGTTTGGAGAAATGATGTTTACTCATTTCGGTATTACGGGGCCGACGATTTTGTCACTCAGTCATACGGTGGGAAAATTATTGCGCAAAAAGAATCCTCAAATTTCTATAGAGATTAATTTAAAGCCCGCTTTGACAACGGATGTATTGGATAAGCGTGTACAAAAAGATTTTGATTTATATTCAAAGAAGCAATTAACGAATGGTATGAAGGATTTGTTGCCGCAAAATCTAATACCTGTTGTTATACGCTTAGCAGAATTAGATCCTGTAAAGCCCGTTAATCAAATTACAAGGGAAGAACGTCAACGGCTATGTCATGTGTTACAACATATGACATTGACCGTAAAAGGGCTTCGCCCCGTGGAGGAGGCCATCGTTACAGCAGGCGGACTATCATTAAAAGAATTTAATCCTAAAACGCTGGAGTCTAAATTGATTCAAGGGGTATATGGTGCCGGTGAAGTGCTTGATATCGATGCTTTCACGGGCGGATATAATTTACAGGCTGCCTTTTCTACGGGCTATGTAGCGGCTATGCACGCTGTTCATGGAGATGAAGAATAGAGGATAATATGAGTTCGAAAAAAATTGCTGTTGCCATTGACGGTCCTGCAGGGGCCGGTAAAAGTAGTATTTCAAAAGTTGTAGCGAAGCAACTGGGATACTTATATATAGATACGGGCGCCATGTATCGCTCCGTTACGTGGGCTGTTTTACATGATGATATAGATCCTACTGATCAGGCGGCGGTGGAGACCATCCTTCCAACTCTGGAGTTAACGATGGAACCGGGTAATGATGCCTGTAAGGTGTTTGTACGCGGCCAAGAGGTGACCGGCTTTATCCGTACGCCTCAAGTAAACAATGCCGTTTCAGAAGTCGCTTCCCATAAAGGGGTACGCCAATATCTGGTAGAACGTCAACGTCTTTTGGCCGATGAAGGGGGCGTCATCCTTGACGGCCGTGATATCGGTTCCGTAGTCTTACCTGATGCGGAATTAAAAATATATCTAACTGCTTCTGTGAAAGCACGTGCGAAACGCAGATGGCTTGAAGTGCAAGGAACACCGAATGAACAATCTTTGGATGAGATAACTAAGAACGTAGAGCGCCGGGACGAGATGGATAAGAATCGTGAGGAATCTCCATTAGTATGTGTCGACGATGCGGTGGTAATAGACTCAAGCGATATGACTTTTGATGAAACGGTGAATCGTATATTGCAGTTGGTACAGGAGATAATTAATCATGAATAGATTTTCCACCTGGCTATGGCGTACTGCTTTTTGGTTACGCTATAAAGTCGGATACGGGTTAAAAGTTTATGGACGCGATAATTTTCCTATGGAAGGGCCAGTTATCGTTGTGCCGAATCACATGAGTAATAATGATCCGTGTATAGTCGGATATGCATTACCAAGGCATGTGCATTTTATGGCCAAACAGGAATTGTTTGTAAATCCGATTTCAAGATTCCTTTGTACCTGGCTTGGTGCATTTCCTTTGAATCGTGGTGCTATTGATAAGGTTGCTATTCGACATGCGTTAGGATTACTGAAAGCGAATAAGGTCCTCGGCATTTTTGCGGAAGGAAATCGACAGAAAAGCGGTAAACTGGGCAGATTTCATGACGGAGCGGCTTCTATCGCTCTACGCACCGGTATAGGTATCGTTCCGGTAGCTATTATCGGATCGCATAATATGCAACGGGGAAAGGTAGCGTGTATTATTGGAGAACAGATTTCAGTAGAAAAAGCAAAACCGACACCTGAGGCTATTCAAGAAGTAAATGATCGTGTAAAAAGTGAAATTCAACGCATGATAGATTCATATCACGATAATTCTATTCAGGAGATACTATGGAAATAATTTTGGCGGAAAATCACGGCTTTTGTTATGGTGTAAAACGGGCCGTTGAAATGGCGGATGATGCGGCTAATCATTGTGGAAAGAGTTATACATTAGGCCCTATTATTCATAACCCTCAAGTTGTGGGCCGCCTTGAAAGAAGAGGTGTCAGTCCCGTTCAGGCTGTATCGGATATCGAAGAGGGAACTATGATTATCCGCTCCCACGGTGTGGGGCCAGCTGTCTATGATGAAGCCGAGGAAAAAGGACTTAATGTTGTAGATGCTACGTGTCCATATGTAAAAAAAGCACAACAGGATGCGAAATCCGTCATTGAAGATGGAATGACTTTAGTGATTTTAGGTGAAAAGAACCATCCTGAGGTCAAAAGTATTAATTTATGGGCAGATAATAAAGGAATAATCATCGAAGATGAAAAATCCGCTGAAAAACTACAAATTGTGGAAAAAATGGGCGTTGTTGTACAAACAACCTTTTCACAATTTAAATTTAACAGTATAATAGACATATTAGAGAAAAAATCTAAGAATCTTAAGGTTTTCAAAACGATTTGTAATGCAACGCAAGAACGACAGAACTCTGCTGTTGAATTAGCTCGTAGTGTTGATCTTATGATTGTGATAGGCGGTAAGAATAGCGGTAACACAAACCGATTGGCAGAGGTATGTCGTGACGTTGGATGTATAACCTATCACATTGAAACCTCTACTGAATTACAACTGGAATGGTTTGACCGAGTACAGACGGTAGGGGTAACAGCAGGAGCATCGACTCCCGACTGGATTATTAAGGAGGTCATTGAGACAATGAAAGATTTTGCAGAATTATTAGCAGCAGAAGGTCAAGAAGAATTTAAGAAAGGGAATGTTGTAGAAGGTACAGTTGTTCAAGTTGAAGATGAACGTGCATATGTATCTTTTGGCTATAAAACAGAAGCCATTTTGAATAGAACTGAAATTTCTTATCCGGCACCAGAATCTGCCAAAGATGTGTTAAAGAATGGTGATGAAATTAAAGCAGTTATCATGAATCACATCAAAGAAGATAATCCTATTTATCTTTCCATGACTCGCTTGGCTAAAGATGAAGATTGGCAATACGTTATCGAAGCACAAGAAAAAGATGAAACTATCTTATGTAAAGGTATTGATGCTATTCCAGCAGGCTTGGTAGTAACTGTTAAATCCCTTCGTGGTTTTATTCCATTGTCCCAAGGTGATGTTCACTTTGTAAAATCTTTGGATAACTTGGTTGGCACAGAATTCGAAGCTAAAGTACTTGAAATCGATGAAAAGAAAAACCGTTTGGTTCTTTCCCGTCGTGCCGTATTGGAAGTAGAACGTCAAGCTAAATTAGCCGAAGCCTTGAAAAATATCACCGTTGGTGAAAACTATACAGGTGTTGTTCGCAAAATTATGCCTTATGGTGCTTTCGTAGATATCGGCGGTATTGAGGGTTTACTTCATATTTCCGACATCTCTTGGCAAAAAATCAAAAAAGTGGAAGATGTTCTTTCCGTTGGACAAGAAATCGAAGTTAAATTACAATCCTTTGATGCTGAAAGCAATAAATTATCCCTGTCCTTGAAAGCTTTGACTAAGAGCCCATGGGACGTGGCGGAAGAAACATTGCATGTAGGCGATATTATTACAGGTAAAGTTGTTCGTTTGGTTGCTTACGGTGCATTCGTGGCAGTTAACGACGACATTCAAGGTTTACTTCATATCTCTCAAATCACGAAACAACGTAATGCGAAAGTTGAAGATTACTTGAATCGTGGTCAAGAAGTTGAAGTTAAAATCATTTCTCTTAATAAAGATGAAAAGAAATTGGGCTTGGCATTGACTGAATTAATGGAAGCAAAAGAAACTGCAGAAGACGCTGAATAATTCATTGTCTAATAGAAGGCTAACCAAGGTTTTCCTTGGTTAGCCTTTTTGCGTACTGTATGGGGAATATGATAAAATATTATAATGTATTATAGTTGATAATGAGGTGAAACTATGGCAAAACCATTAGTGGCCGTCGTAGGTCGTCCAAATGTAGGTAAATCTACACTTTTTAATGCCATTGTTAATAAACGTATTTCCATCGTAGAAGATATTCCCGGTGTAACACGGGATCGTATTTACTTTGACGCGGAATGGTTAAATCGTGAATTCACGATGATTGATACAGGTGGTATTGAATTTGTAACAGAAAATAGTCATGTAATTCCTAAGATGATGCGCTTGCAGGCAGAGCTCGCTATTGAAGAGGCGGATGTTATTCTTTTCGTAGTGGATGGCAAACAGGGCATTGTTCCTGCTGATGAAGAGGTTGCCAATATTCTTAGAGCCAGCGGAAAACCTGTTGTGCTTGTAGTTAATAAGATTGACAGTGTAAATCAGGAACCGAATATTTATGAATTTTATAATCTCGGCCTAGGTGACCCTATCGGCATTTCGGCAAAGAACTTGATGAATCTCGGTGATTTATTGGATGATACGGTAAAACACTTCCCTCCGGTCGGTACGAATGTAGATGATGAGGACACCATTCATGTTGCCGTTATCGGCCGACCGAATGTGGGAAAATCCTCATTGACGAATGCGTTGCTTGGTCAAGAGCGGGTGATTGTATCAGATGTGGCAGGAACTACACGAGATTCTATCGATACGCATTGGACTCATGATGGACAGAAATTCGTTCTTATCGATACGGCCGGTATGAGGAGGAAAGCTAAAATTGAGGAAGCTGTTGAGCGGTACAGTATTGTTCGCTCATTACGTTCGGTGGATCGCTCTGATATTGTAGTGCTTGTTCTCGATGCTCAGGATGGAGTGACGGAGCAGGATAAAAAAATTGCCGGATATGCTTATGAAGCCGGTAAAGGTGTTGTTATCGTTGTTAATAAGTGGGATCTTGTAGAAAAAGATGATAAAACCACATTGCGTTTTACCGAAGATATTTACGACGAACTGGGGTTTTTACAATTTGCTCCGATACTATTTGCATCGGCCTTGACAAAACAACGCATTCATCGATTGGCGGATATGTTGAAATTCGTTTCCGAACAACAATATCGTCGTGTATCGACAGGTACGTTAAATCAATTGTTGCAAGATGCGCAAACCGTCAACCCTGTGCCATCCCGTAATGGTCGTATTCCTAAAATTTACTATATGACACAGGCCAGTGTTAAACCGCCCACATTTATTCTATTTGTAAATGAACCGGAGTTGATTCACTTCTCATATATGCGATTCCTAGAAAATCGATTGCGAGAGTCCTTCGGCTTTGAAGGAACACCGATTCGCTTGATATTACGCGGTAAAAAACGGGATGATGAAGAATGATTGATGTGATGATTATTGTATATGCTGTGTCAGCTTATCTTATAGGCTCTGTTCCCAGTGGATTAATTATTGGCAAGATATTTTTTAATACGGATGTACGTCAATACGGATCTAAAAATATCGGTGCTACCAATACGTATCGGGTTATAGGTCTTAAAGCGGCTTTACCGGTATTTTTATGTGATGCTTTAAAGGGGGCTGCCGGGGTTTTATTACTATCGTCTTATGGACCTATGTATATGATCCTAGGTGGTATTTTGGCTATGATAGGGCATAATTGGTCTCTATTTTTGGGTTTTAAAGGCGGTCGCGGTGTTGCAACTGGACTTGGCGTGCTTATTGCATTATCTCCTATAGTAGCCGGCATTTGTCTTTTTGTCTGGACTGTTATTGTGTATATGACGAAACTTGTGTCATTAGGATCTATCATAGCCGCTGTATTGGTACCATTTTTGATGTTTTTTACAGGTGAA
It encodes the following:
- a CDS encoding segregation and condensation protein A translates to MGDYNYKLDVFEGPLDLLLHLIEKHKIDITDIPIVEITSQYLEYLDNWNHFDIYYSSEFLVMASTLLQIKSRMLLPKAEPEPDEAEDPRDELVAKLVEFKKIKDFTALLMERTSTSSDCFSRPEETSVLGLDNVYNFELSQLYQIFYQTLKRAREISDEESLHEVKVEKDIYSLEDMILSLSSRIRRGESLYFRELLIAIETKSGMVTIFMAVLELLKQQVMEMRSEGEDIIFTATVGQNL
- the plsY gene encoding glycerol-3-phosphate 1-O-acyltransferase PlsY translates to MDVMIIVYAVSAYLIGSVPSGLIIGKIFFNTDVRQYGSKNIGATNTYRVIGLKAALPVFLCDALKGAAGVLLLSSYGPMYMILGGILAMIGHNWSLFLGFKGGRGVATGLGVLIALSPIVAGICLFVWTVIVYMTKLVSLGSIIAAVLVPFLMFFTGESYWFVGFGALAGLFVVIRHRDNIKRLLAGNELKVERIKKDE
- the scpB gene encoding SMC-Scp complex subunit ScpB, encoding MSLPTKHLEAVLFSAAKPISLDMLADVFELSEQEIADYIESLQSELELNDRGIRVRVSGAGVELVSVSESAPYVGHIRKREDKLSNAAMETLAVIAYKQPITKAEIEEVRGVNSDKIIKQLLTRSLIAELGHKDTVGRPILYGTTDEFLRSAGVESIDALHQEVSETEG
- the der gene encoding ribosome biogenesis GTPase Der, with product MAKPLVAVVGRPNVGKSTLFNAIVNKRISIVEDIPGVTRDRIYFDAEWLNREFTMIDTGGIEFVTENSHVIPKMMRLQAELAIEEADVILFVVDGKQGIVPADEEVANILRASGKPVVLVVNKIDSVNQEPNIYEFYNLGLGDPIGISAKNLMNLGDLLDDTVKHFPPVGTNVDDEDTIHVAVIGRPNVGKSSLTNALLGQERVIVSDVAGTTRDSIDTHWTHDGQKFVLIDTAGMRRKAKIEEAVERYSIVRSLRSVDRSDIVVLVLDAQDGVTEQDKKIAGYAYEAGKGVVIVVNKWDLVEKDDKTTLRFTEDIYDELGFLQFAPILFASALTKQRIHRLADMLKFVSEQQYRRVSTGTLNQLLQDAQTVNPVPSRNGRIPKIYYMTQASVKPPTFILFVNEPELIHFSYMRFLENRLRESFGFEGTPIRLILRGKKRDDEE
- the cmk gene encoding (d)CMP kinase: MSSKKIAVAIDGPAGAGKSSISKVVAKQLGYLYIDTGAMYRSVTWAVLHDDIDPTDQAAVETILPTLELTMEPGNDACKVFVRGQEVTGFIRTPQVNNAVSEVASHKGVRQYLVERQRLLADEGGVILDGRDIGSVVLPDAELKIYLTASVKARAKRRWLEVQGTPNEQSLDEITKNVERRDEMDKNREESPLVCVDDAVVIDSSDMTFDETVNRILQLVQEIINHE
- a CDS encoding bifunctional 4-hydroxy-3-methylbut-2-enyl diphosphate reductase/30S ribosomal protein S1; this encodes MEIILAENHGFCYGVKRAVEMADDAANHCGKSYTLGPIIHNPQVVGRLERRGVSPVQAVSDIEEGTMIIRSHGVGPAVYDEAEEKGLNVVDATCPYVKKAQQDAKSVIEDGMTLVILGEKNHPEVKSINLWADNKGIIIEDEKSAEKLQIVEKMGVVVQTTFSQFKFNSIIDILEKKSKNLKVFKTICNATQERQNSAVELARSVDLMIVIGGKNSGNTNRLAEVCRDVGCITYHIETSTELQLEWFDRVQTVGVTAGASTPDWIIKEVIETMKDFAELLAAEGQEEFKKGNVVEGTVVQVEDERAYVSFGYKTEAILNRTEISYPAPESAKDVLKNGDEIKAVIMNHIKEDNPIYLSMTRLAKDEDWQYVIEAQEKDETILCKGIDAIPAGLVVTVKSLRGFIPLSQGDVHFVKSLDNLVGTEFEAKVLEIDEKKNRLVLSRRAVLEVERQAKLAEALKNITVGENYTGVVRKIMPYGAFVDIGGIEGLLHISDISWQKIKKVEDVLSVGQEIEVKLQSFDAESNKLSLSLKALTKSPWDVAEETLHVGDIITGKVVRLVAYGAFVAVNDDIQGLLHISQITKQRNAKVEDYLNRGQEVEVKIISLNKDEKKLGLALTELMEAKETAEDAE
- a CDS encoding pseudouridine synthase, whose amino-acid sequence is MERLQKYIASCGIASRRKAEALIAEGHVQVNGRKVTELGVKIDPQKDRVKVDGQLLAQEKPVYYLLNKPKGVITSVSDPQGRETVLDYIKNESKRIYPVGRLDLYTEGLLLLTNDGELAQNLTHPSKGVEKTYEVRIKGRVRDEDLQIIANGVNLEDGMTAPATIIDLGFDDHNGIHEVEITIHEGKNRQVRRMFEHFGYRIHNLKRIAYGGLTLGGVKRGGSRELTPREVKALKALGSDKK
- a CDS encoding NAD(P)/FAD-dependent oxidoreductase, coding for MKQIIVIGGGAAGLMAAVIAGREGARVILLEKMNMVGKKMGITGKGRCNITNNADMVEFIKNTPGNGKFLYSAYERFSNEDLLELLHSWGLKTKVERGGRVFPESDSALDVRDTFMKVLKKYHVQVRLNESVREITVQDGRVIGVRTDKERYACDAAILCTGGASYPLTGSTGDGYILAERIGHTVTDIRPSLVPIVTGETWVKDIMGLSLRNVEVSVISKNKVQAKQFGEMMFTHFGITGPTILSLSHTVGKLLRKKNPQISIEINLKPALTTDVLDKRVQKDFDLYSKKQLTNGMKDLLPQNLIPVVIRLAELDPVKPVNQITREERQRLCHVLQHMTLTVKGLRPVEEAIVTAGGLSLKEFNPKTLESKLIQGVYGAGEVLDIDAFTGGYNLQAAFSTGYVAAMHAVHGDEE
- a CDS encoding lysophospholipid acyltransferase family protein; the encoded protein is MNRFSTWLWRTAFWLRYKVGYGLKVYGRDNFPMEGPVIVVPNHMSNNDPCIVGYALPRHVHFMAKQELFVNPISRFLCTWLGAFPLNRGAIDKVAIRHALGLLKANKVLGIFAEGNRQKSGKLGRFHDGAASIALRTGIGIVPVAIIGSHNMQRGKVACIIGEQISVEKAKPTPEAIQEVNDRVKSEIQRMIDSYHDNSIQEILWK